Proteins from a single region of Thamnophis elegans isolate rThaEle1 chromosome 17, rThaEle1.pri, whole genome shotgun sequence:
- the POGZ gene encoding pogo transposable element with ZNF domain isoform X3: MADTDLFMECEEEELEPWQKISDVIEDSVVEDYNSVDKTATVSVSVQPVAAPVPTVAHASIGSGLPTTPVSSSGTSNSDSTKKTLVTLFANNSTGTPLVQQGGQPLILAQNPTSGLSTVVTQPVLRPVQVMQNANHVTNSPVTSQPIFITTQGFPVRNVRPVQNTMNQVGIVLNVQQGQTVRPITLVPAPGTQFVKPTVGVPQVFSQMAQMRPAPAMPVRPASNTFTTVIPATLTIRNTVPQSQAQQPQSKSSFGISSSSSSSSTTPSLVLGQFPVQLSPGVPPSSEQKRSASLLLFPPVSIASFVAVKKPGMAGDNSNEVVKLVNTLNTVPSLAQSSGPLVVPNNSQAHGSQRTGLSESSSQKVSSSPIPAFDLQDSGRKSCPRCNAQFRITEALRGHMCYCCPEMVEFLKKGKPLESEPNIHAPKPPSPDKTAAVASPPSSTPIPALSPPSKLSEPGDGASEGVQSKLIMLVDDFYYGRDGGKVSQLLNFPKVPTSFRCPHCTKRLKNNIRFMNHMKHHVELDQQNGEVDVHTICQHCYRQFTTPFQLQCHLENVHSPYESTTKCKICEWAFESEPMFLQHMKDTHKPGEMPYVCQVCQYRSSLYSEVDTHFRMVHEDTRHLLCPYCLKVFKNGTAFQQHFMRHQKKSVYHCNKCRLQFLFAKDKIEHKLQHHKTFRKPKQLEGLKPGTKVTIRASRGQPRTLPLCANDMPPGLLQDTALLSASPDPQPNFSYPPFQRSIQKKAVRKMSVLGRQTCLECSFEIPDFPNHFPTYVHCSLCRYSTCCSRAYANHMINNHVPRKSPKYLALFKNYTACGVRLACSACLFATSEGDAMAKHLVFNPSHEFSNVILRGPAWGSHIRPAQPFEGGTKPSVSTASPSKAATVNTPPPPLLPEEEGEERVPEAPPVVPEPTPEASCSPAAVQENEGSTASNVDSREDEPSPKEAPEPVSRKEQLSVKKLRVVLFALCCNTEQAAEHFKNPPRRIRRWLRRFQAFQEENVASLSEAKYLSLEAEEKLAEWVLTQREQQLPVNEETLFQKATKIGRSLEGGFKISYEWAVRFMLRHHLSTHSRRAVSHPLPKDVAETSSCFIEFVQGQIHTQDLPLSMIAAIDEISLFLDAEVLCSDDRKENALQTVGTGEPWCDVVLAILADGSVLPTVVFYRGRLEQPANVPETILLEAKENGHNDDEIMDVWSSKVWQKHIEHQNGKSMLVLDCHRTHLSEKVLSMLSSSSTLPAVVPSGCSSKIQPLDVCIKRTVKNFVHKKWKEQAKDMADSPCDSDILLQLVLCWLAEALEVISDCPELVQQSFLVASVLPGPDGTANTPSRNADMQEELIASLEEQLKLRNELQDEEGDLNNDEGGNPSEESANPEILHQLFEGESETESFYGFEDADLELMEV; the protein is encoded by the exons atggCTGACACGGACCTGTTTATGGAATGCGAAGAGGAGGAACTTGAACCCTGGCAGAAGATCAGTGACGTGATTGAGGACTCTGTGGTGGAAGATTACAACTCGGTGGACAAAACGGCTACAG TTTCAGTCAGCGTGCAGCCGGTGGCCGCCCCGGTGCCAACCGTTGCCCACGCGTCCATCGGCAGCGGCCTCCCCACCACGCCCGTTAGCAGCAGTGGCACCTCCAACAGTGACAGCACGAAGAAGACGTTGGTGACTCTCTTTGCAAACAATAGCA CCGGCACGCCTCTGGTTCAGCAAGGGGGCCAGCCCCTGATCCTCGCTCAGAACCCCACCTCCGGCCTCAGCACGGTGGTGACCCAGCCTGTTCTCCGGCCTGTGCAGGTCATGCAGAATGCAAACCACGTGACTAATTCTCCCGTGACCAGCCAGCCCATCTTCATCACCACtcag GGTTTCCCCGTGCGGAACGTCCGGCCTGTGCAAAACACGATGAACCAGGTTGGGATCGTCCTGAATGTGCAGCAGGGTCAGACCGTACGGCCGATTACGCTCGTCCCAG cCCCAGGCACACAGTTTGTGAAGCCAACCGTCGGCGTCCCTCAggttttctcccaaatggcccagaTGAGGCCTGCTCCCGCCATGCCTGTCCGACCGGCCTCCAACACGTTCACGACGGTCATTCCGGCCACCCTGACCATCCGGAACACGGTCCCACAGTCTCAAGCGCAGCAACCGCAAAGTAAGTCCTCCTTcggcatctcctcctcctcctcctcttcctccaccacccCATCGCTCGTCCTGGGACAGTTCCCCGTGCAGCTGTCCCCGGGCGTCCCTCCCTCTTCCGAACAGAAACGATCggcttctctcctccttttcccgCCAGTGAGCATTGCGAGTTTTGTCGCAGTGAAGAAACCCGGCATGGCGGGCGACAACAGCAACGAGGTGGTCAAGTTGGTGAATACCCTGAACACCGTCCCTTCGCTTGCCCAGAGCTCGGGCCCCCTGGTGGTGCCCAACAACAGCCAGGCCCATGGTTCCCAGAGGACGGGCCTCTCGGAGTCCTCCTCGCAGAAAG TCAGCTCCTCGCCGATCCCCGCCTTCGACCTGCAAGACAGCGGGCGGAAATCCTGTCCTCGCTGCAACGCCCAGTTCAGGATCACGGAAGCTTTAAGAGGCCACATGTGT TACTGCTGCCCCGAAATGGTGGAATTCCTGAAGAAAGGGAAACCCCTGGAGTCCGAGCCAAATATCCACGCCCCCAAGCCCCCTTCCCCGGATAAAACCGCCGCCGTGGCTTCGCCCCCCTCCTCCACCCCCATCCCCGCCCTGTCGCCGCCATCCAAGCTCTCCGAGCCGGGCGACGGCGCCAGCGAGGGGGTGCAGAGCAAGCTGATCATGTTGGTCGACGACTTCTACTACGGCAGGGACGGGGGCAAAGTCAGCCAGCTGCTCAACTTCCCCAAGGTGCCAACCTCCTTCCGATGCCCGCACTGTACGAAGAGGCTCAAGAATAACATACG GTTCATGAACCACATGAAGCACCACGTCGAACTGGACCAGCAGAACGGAGAGGTGGACGTCCACACCATCTGCCAGCACTGCTACCGGCAGTTCACCACGCCGTTCCAGCTCCAGTGCCACTTGGAGAACGTCCACAGTCCGTACGAATCCACCA CCAAGTGCAAGATCTGCGAATGGGCTTTTGAGAGCGAGCCCATGTTCCTGCAGCACATGAAGGACACCCACAAGCCCGGGGAgatgccctatgtctgccag GTTTGCCAGTACCGTTCGTCGCTCTACTCCGAAGTGGACACCCACTTCCGGATGGTGCATGAGGACACCCGTCACCTCCTCTGTCCGTATTGCCTCAAGGTCTTCAAAAACGGCACGGCGTTCCAGCAACATTTCATGAGGCACCAG aAAAAGAGCGTCTACCACTGCAACAAATGCCGCCTGCAGTTCCTCTTCGCCAAGGACAAGATCGAGCATAAGCTGCAGCACCACAAAACCTTCCGGAAGCCCAAGCAGCTGGAAGGGCTGAAGCCGGGCACCAAG GTGACCATCAGGGCCTCCCGAGGCCAGCCGCGGACGTTGCCCCTCTGCGCGAACGACATGCCCCCGGGCCTCCTGCAGGACACGGCCTTGCTCTCGGCGTCTCCGGATCCCCAGCCGAACTTCTCGTACCCGCCCTTCCAGAGGAGCATCCAGAAGAAGGCCGTCCGGAAAAT gaGCGTCCTCGGCCGGCAGACCTGCCTAGAATGCAGCTTCGAAATCCCGGACTTCCCCAACCACTTCCCCACCTACGTCCACTGCTCGCTCTGCCGTTACAGCACCTGCTGCTCCCGCGCTTACGCCAACCACATGATCAA CAACCACGTTCCTCGCAAAAGCCCGAAGTACTTGGCCTTGTTCAAAAACTACACTGCTTG TGGGGTCCGGTTGGCCTGTTCCGCTTGTCTCTTTGCTACGTCGGAGGGCGACGCCATGGCCAAGCACCTGGTCTTCAACCCGTCGCACGAATTCAGCAACGTCATTCTGCGAG GTCCGGCTTGGGGCTCCCATATAAG gCCTGCCCAGCCGTTTGAAGGAGGCACGAAACCCTCCGTCTCCACCGCCTCGCCCAGCAAAGCCGCCACTGTGAAcacgccgcctcctcctcttctgcccgaggaggagggagaggagagagtcCCGGAAGCGCCGCCGGTGGTCCCCGAGCCGACGCCCGAGGCCAGCTGCTCTCCTGCCGCGGTCCAGGAGAACGAGGGTTCCACCGCCTCGAACGTCGACAGCCGCGAAGACGAACCTTCGCCCAAGGAGGCTCCTGAGCCCGTCAGCAGGAAGGAGCAGCTCTCTGTGAAGAAGCTCCGGGTCGTCCTCTTTGCCTTGTGCTGCAACACCGAGCAGGCGGCGGAACACTTTAAGAACCCGCCCCGGCGGATCCGTCGCTGGCTGAGGCGCTTCCAGGCCTTCCAGGAGGAGAACGTGGCTTCTCTGTCGGAGGCCAAGTACCTAAGCTTGGAAGCGGAGGAGAAGCTGGCCGAATGGGTCCTCACGCAGCGCGAGCAGCAGCTGCCGGTCAACGAGGAGACCCTCTTCCAGAAGGCCACCAAGATTGGCCGGTCTCTGGAGGGGGGCTTCAAGATCTCCTACGAGTGGGCCGTCCGGTTCATGCTGCGGCACCACCTCAGCACGCATAGCCGCCGGGCGGTGTCTCACCCGCTCCCCAAGGACGTGGCGGAGACCTCCAGTTGTTTTATTGAGTTCGTGCAGGGCCAGATCCACACCCAGGACCTGCCCCTCTCCATGATCGCGGCCATCGACGAGATCTCCCTCTTCCTGGACGCTGAGGTCCTCTGCAGCGACGACCGGAAGGAGAACGCCTTGCAGACGGTGGGCACCGGGGAACCCTGGTGCGACGTGGTCCTGGCCATCTTGGCCGACGGGAGCGTCCTGCCCACCGTGGTCTTCTACCGAGGCCGCCTGGAGCAGCCCGCCAACGTGCCGGAGACGATCCTGCTGGAGGCGAAGGAGAACGGCCACAACGACGACGAGATCATGGATGTCTGGTCGTCCAAAGTCTGGCAGAAACACATCGAGCACCAAAACGGCAAAAGCATGCTGGTCCTGGACTGCCATCGGACGCACCTTTCCGAAAAGGTCCTCTCCATGCTGAGCTCGTCCAGCACTTTGCCCGCGGTGGTGCCGTCCGGCTGCAGCTCCAAAATCCAACCTTTGGACGTTTGCATCAAAAGAACGGTGAAAAACTTTGTGCACAAAAAGTGGAAAGAGCAGGCCAAGGACATGGCGGACTCCCCCTGCGACTCGGACATCCTCCTGCAGCTCGTCCTGTGTTGGCTGGCCGAAGCCCTGGAGGTCATCAGCGACTGCCCTGAACTGGTGCAGCAGTCGTTCCTAGTGGCCAGCGTCCTGCCCGGCCCGGACGGCACGGCCAACACGCCCAGCCGCAACGCTGACATGCAGGAGGAGCTGATCGCTTCGCTGGAGGAGCAGCTGAAGCTCCGCAACGAACTGCAGGACGAGGAGGGCGACCTGAACAACGACGAGGGGGGGAACCCCTCGGAGGAATCCGCTAACCCCGAGATCCTCCACCAGCTCTTCGAGGGGGAGAGCGAGACCGAATCCTTCTACGGCTTCGAGGACGCAGACCTGGAGCTGATGGAAGTGTGA
- the POGZ gene encoding pogo transposable element with ZNF domain isoform X1: protein MADTDLFMECEEEELEPWQKISDVIEDSVVEDYNSVDKTATVSVSVQPVAAPVPTVAHASIGSGLPTTPVSSSGTSNSDSTKKTLVTLFANNSTGTPLVQQGGQPLILAQNPTSGLSTVVTQPVLRPVQVMQNANHVTNSPVTSQPIFITTQGFPVRNVRPVQNTMNQVGIVLNVQQGQTVRPITLVPAPGTQFVKPTVGVPQVFSQMAQMRPAPAMPVRPASNTFTTVIPATLTIRNTVPQSQAQQPQSKSSFGISSSSSSSSTTPSLVLGQFPVQLSPGVPPSSEQKRSASLLLFPPVSIASFVAVKKPGMAGDNSNEVVKLVNTLNTVPSLAQSSGPLVVPNNSQAHGSQRTGLSESSSQKVSSSPIPAFDLQDSGRKSCPRCNAQFRITEALRGHMCYCCPEMVEFLKKGKPLESEPNIHAPKPPSPDKTAAVASPPSSTPIPALSPPSKLSEPGDGASEGVQSKLIMLVDDFYYGRDGGKVSQLLNFPKVPTSFRCPHCTKRLKNNIRFMNHMKHHVELDQQNGEVDVHTICQHCYRQFTTPFQLQCHLENVHSPYESTTKCKICEWAFESEPMFLQHMKDTHKPGEMPYVCQVCQYRSSLYSEVDTHFRMVHEDTRHLLCPYCLKVFKNGTAFQQHFMRHQKKSVYHCNKCRLQFLFAKDKIEHKLQHHKTFRKPKQLEGLKPGTKVTIRASRGQPRTLPLCANDMPPGLLQDTALLSASPDPQPNFSYPPFQRSIQKKAVRKMSELLLPKFQTHLKGLSPLCRYFIPHWAVALLGRGYTHTNTHRDSNLTLPPSCRSVLGRQTCLECSFEIPDFPNHFPTYVHCSLCRYSTCCSRAYANHMINNHVPRKSPKYLALFKNYTACGVRLACSACLFATSEGDAMAKHLVFNPSHEFSNVILRGPAWGSHIRPAQPFEGGTKPSVSTASPSKAATVNTPPPPLLPEEEGEERVPEAPPVVPEPTPEASCSPAAVQENEGSTASNVDSREDEPSPKEAPEPVSRKEQLSVKKLRVVLFALCCNTEQAAEHFKNPPRRIRRWLRRFQAFQEENVASLSEAKYLSLEAEEKLAEWVLTQREQQLPVNEETLFQKATKIGRSLEGGFKISYEWAVRFMLRHHLSTHSRRAVSHPLPKDVAETSSCFIEFVQGQIHTQDLPLSMIAAIDEISLFLDAEVLCSDDRKENALQTVGTGEPWCDVVLAILADGSVLPTVVFYRGRLEQPANVPETILLEAKENGHNDDEIMDVWSSKVWQKHIEHQNGKSMLVLDCHRTHLSEKVLSMLSSSSTLPAVVPSGCSSKIQPLDVCIKRTVKNFVHKKWKEQAKDMADSPCDSDILLQLVLCWLAEALEVISDCPELVQQSFLVASVLPGPDGTANTPSRNADMQEELIASLEEQLKLRNELQDEEGDLNNDEGGNPSEESANPEILHQLFEGESETESFYGFEDADLELMEV from the exons atggCTGACACGGACCTGTTTATGGAATGCGAAGAGGAGGAACTTGAACCCTGGCAGAAGATCAGTGACGTGATTGAGGACTCTGTGGTGGAAGATTACAACTCGGTGGACAAAACGGCTACAG TTTCAGTCAGCGTGCAGCCGGTGGCCGCCCCGGTGCCAACCGTTGCCCACGCGTCCATCGGCAGCGGCCTCCCCACCACGCCCGTTAGCAGCAGTGGCACCTCCAACAGTGACAGCACGAAGAAGACGTTGGTGACTCTCTTTGCAAACAATAGCA CCGGCACGCCTCTGGTTCAGCAAGGGGGCCAGCCCCTGATCCTCGCTCAGAACCCCACCTCCGGCCTCAGCACGGTGGTGACCCAGCCTGTTCTCCGGCCTGTGCAGGTCATGCAGAATGCAAACCACGTGACTAATTCTCCCGTGACCAGCCAGCCCATCTTCATCACCACtcag GGTTTCCCCGTGCGGAACGTCCGGCCTGTGCAAAACACGATGAACCAGGTTGGGATCGTCCTGAATGTGCAGCAGGGTCAGACCGTACGGCCGATTACGCTCGTCCCAG cCCCAGGCACACAGTTTGTGAAGCCAACCGTCGGCGTCCCTCAggttttctcccaaatggcccagaTGAGGCCTGCTCCCGCCATGCCTGTCCGACCGGCCTCCAACACGTTCACGACGGTCATTCCGGCCACCCTGACCATCCGGAACACGGTCCCACAGTCTCAAGCGCAGCAACCGCAAAGTAAGTCCTCCTTcggcatctcctcctcctcctcctcttcctccaccacccCATCGCTCGTCCTGGGACAGTTCCCCGTGCAGCTGTCCCCGGGCGTCCCTCCCTCTTCCGAACAGAAACGATCggcttctctcctccttttcccgCCAGTGAGCATTGCGAGTTTTGTCGCAGTGAAGAAACCCGGCATGGCGGGCGACAACAGCAACGAGGTGGTCAAGTTGGTGAATACCCTGAACACCGTCCCTTCGCTTGCCCAGAGCTCGGGCCCCCTGGTGGTGCCCAACAACAGCCAGGCCCATGGTTCCCAGAGGACGGGCCTCTCGGAGTCCTCCTCGCAGAAAG TCAGCTCCTCGCCGATCCCCGCCTTCGACCTGCAAGACAGCGGGCGGAAATCCTGTCCTCGCTGCAACGCCCAGTTCAGGATCACGGAAGCTTTAAGAGGCCACATGTGT TACTGCTGCCCCGAAATGGTGGAATTCCTGAAGAAAGGGAAACCCCTGGAGTCCGAGCCAAATATCCACGCCCCCAAGCCCCCTTCCCCGGATAAAACCGCCGCCGTGGCTTCGCCCCCCTCCTCCACCCCCATCCCCGCCCTGTCGCCGCCATCCAAGCTCTCCGAGCCGGGCGACGGCGCCAGCGAGGGGGTGCAGAGCAAGCTGATCATGTTGGTCGACGACTTCTACTACGGCAGGGACGGGGGCAAAGTCAGCCAGCTGCTCAACTTCCCCAAGGTGCCAACCTCCTTCCGATGCCCGCACTGTACGAAGAGGCTCAAGAATAACATACG GTTCATGAACCACATGAAGCACCACGTCGAACTGGACCAGCAGAACGGAGAGGTGGACGTCCACACCATCTGCCAGCACTGCTACCGGCAGTTCACCACGCCGTTCCAGCTCCAGTGCCACTTGGAGAACGTCCACAGTCCGTACGAATCCACCA CCAAGTGCAAGATCTGCGAATGGGCTTTTGAGAGCGAGCCCATGTTCCTGCAGCACATGAAGGACACCCACAAGCCCGGGGAgatgccctatgtctgccag GTTTGCCAGTACCGTTCGTCGCTCTACTCCGAAGTGGACACCCACTTCCGGATGGTGCATGAGGACACCCGTCACCTCCTCTGTCCGTATTGCCTCAAGGTCTTCAAAAACGGCACGGCGTTCCAGCAACATTTCATGAGGCACCAG aAAAAGAGCGTCTACCACTGCAACAAATGCCGCCTGCAGTTCCTCTTCGCCAAGGACAAGATCGAGCATAAGCTGCAGCACCACAAAACCTTCCGGAAGCCCAAGCAGCTGGAAGGGCTGAAGCCGGGCACCAAG GTGACCATCAGGGCCTCCCGAGGCCAGCCGCGGACGTTGCCCCTCTGCGCGAACGACATGCCCCCGGGCCTCCTGCAGGACACGGCCTTGCTCTCGGCGTCTCCGGATCCCCAGCCGAACTTCTCGTACCCGCCCTTCCAGAGGAGCATCCAGAAGAAGGCCGTCCGGAAAATGTCAGAGCTGCTTCTTCCCAAGTTTCAAACTCACCTTAAGGGACTTTCCCCTCTGTGTCGATATTTCATCCCCCACTGGGCTGTCGCTTTGTTGGGGAGgggttacacacacacaaacacacacagagactctaatttaactctccctccctcttgcaggaGCGTCCTCGGCCGGCAGACCTGCCTAGAATGCAGCTTCGAAATCCCGGACTTCCCCAACCACTTCCCCACCTACGTCCACTGCTCGCTCTGCCGTTACAGCACCTGCTGCTCCCGCGCTTACGCCAACCACATGATCAA CAACCACGTTCCTCGCAAAAGCCCGAAGTACTTGGCCTTGTTCAAAAACTACACTGCTTG TGGGGTCCGGTTGGCCTGTTCCGCTTGTCTCTTTGCTACGTCGGAGGGCGACGCCATGGCCAAGCACCTGGTCTTCAACCCGTCGCACGAATTCAGCAACGTCATTCTGCGAG GTCCGGCTTGGGGCTCCCATATAAG gCCTGCCCAGCCGTTTGAAGGAGGCACGAAACCCTCCGTCTCCACCGCCTCGCCCAGCAAAGCCGCCACTGTGAAcacgccgcctcctcctcttctgcccgaggaggagggagaggagagagtcCCGGAAGCGCCGCCGGTGGTCCCCGAGCCGACGCCCGAGGCCAGCTGCTCTCCTGCCGCGGTCCAGGAGAACGAGGGTTCCACCGCCTCGAACGTCGACAGCCGCGAAGACGAACCTTCGCCCAAGGAGGCTCCTGAGCCCGTCAGCAGGAAGGAGCAGCTCTCTGTGAAGAAGCTCCGGGTCGTCCTCTTTGCCTTGTGCTGCAACACCGAGCAGGCGGCGGAACACTTTAAGAACCCGCCCCGGCGGATCCGTCGCTGGCTGAGGCGCTTCCAGGCCTTCCAGGAGGAGAACGTGGCTTCTCTGTCGGAGGCCAAGTACCTAAGCTTGGAAGCGGAGGAGAAGCTGGCCGAATGGGTCCTCACGCAGCGCGAGCAGCAGCTGCCGGTCAACGAGGAGACCCTCTTCCAGAAGGCCACCAAGATTGGCCGGTCTCTGGAGGGGGGCTTCAAGATCTCCTACGAGTGGGCCGTCCGGTTCATGCTGCGGCACCACCTCAGCACGCATAGCCGCCGGGCGGTGTCTCACCCGCTCCCCAAGGACGTGGCGGAGACCTCCAGTTGTTTTATTGAGTTCGTGCAGGGCCAGATCCACACCCAGGACCTGCCCCTCTCCATGATCGCGGCCATCGACGAGATCTCCCTCTTCCTGGACGCTGAGGTCCTCTGCAGCGACGACCGGAAGGAGAACGCCTTGCAGACGGTGGGCACCGGGGAACCCTGGTGCGACGTGGTCCTGGCCATCTTGGCCGACGGGAGCGTCCTGCCCACCGTGGTCTTCTACCGAGGCCGCCTGGAGCAGCCCGCCAACGTGCCGGAGACGATCCTGCTGGAGGCGAAGGAGAACGGCCACAACGACGACGAGATCATGGATGTCTGGTCGTCCAAAGTCTGGCAGAAACACATCGAGCACCAAAACGGCAAAAGCATGCTGGTCCTGGACTGCCATCGGACGCACCTTTCCGAAAAGGTCCTCTCCATGCTGAGCTCGTCCAGCACTTTGCCCGCGGTGGTGCCGTCCGGCTGCAGCTCCAAAATCCAACCTTTGGACGTTTGCATCAAAAGAACGGTGAAAAACTTTGTGCACAAAAAGTGGAAAGAGCAGGCCAAGGACATGGCGGACTCCCCCTGCGACTCGGACATCCTCCTGCAGCTCGTCCTGTGTTGGCTGGCCGAAGCCCTGGAGGTCATCAGCGACTGCCCTGAACTGGTGCAGCAGTCGTTCCTAGTGGCCAGCGTCCTGCCCGGCCCGGACGGCACGGCCAACACGCCCAGCCGCAACGCTGACATGCAGGAGGAGCTGATCGCTTCGCTGGAGGAGCAGCTGAAGCTCCGCAACGAACTGCAGGACGAGGAGGGCGACCTGAACAACGACGAGGGGGGGAACCCCTCGGAGGAATCCGCTAACCCCGAGATCCTCCACCAGCTCTTCGAGGGGGAGAGCGAGACCGAATCCTTCTACGGCTTCGAGGACGCAGACCTGGAGCTGATGGAAGTGTGA